The Algoriphagus sp. TR-M9 genome has a window encoding:
- a CDS encoding OsmC family protein, whose translation MIRKATAVWQGTGKDGKGHLSTPSTVLDKTQYSFGSRFESGAGTNPEELIAAAHSGCFAMKLSFNLQEAGFTADELDVTANITFEDGTLKKSHLVLKAKVEGITQDKFDELVKDAEENCPISRVLDLEISVESTLN comes from the coding sequence ATGATCAGAAAAGCAACCGCCGTATGGCAAGGAACAGGAAAAGATGGGAAAGGCCATTTGAGCACACCAAGTACTGTTTTGGACAAAACCCAGTATTCTTTTGGCTCCAGATTTGAAAGTGGGGCAGGCACTAATCCAGAGGAGCTGATCGCTGCTGCGCACTCGGGCTGTTTTGCTATGAAGTTGAGCTTCAACCTGCAGGAGGCAGGATTCACTGCCGATGAACTGGATGTGACCGCAAATATCACATTTGAAGATGGAACGCTTAAAAAATCCCACTTGGTACTAAAGGCGAAGGTGGAAGGAATTACGCAGGATAAGTTTGATGAACTGGTGAAGGACGCTGAGGAAAACTGCCCTATCTCCAGAGTTTTAGATTTGGAAATCAGTGTGGAAAGCACGTTGAACTAA
- a CDS encoding O-antigen ligase family protein has product MAIIFFLLIAAAVGAGFLWVVQKMVFQGKWSYFIYFLAAFLPFYITSLSLAYLTTRSTVVVSLFQVSKEFIVLIAGLSFLAYQKRLFNYPFRLQSTDWFMFSFLGLAVLFLFLPIGQASFVNKALYFKSMLIPSLVYFLGRNTNFSGFELRKLFQLIFVVAIAAFLVNLVERFLLGAHLQQFTGYALFNQVVNNIEPEGNYGLTWTFETTNAMKRLGSFFSDPLELASSVLMGFSAGLIWFLTTEREQQWKYLLVMLCSTGSLVFASSRASFAAFFLMIFFIALVFRLYKLIGIGLLSLVAFAGFILFFASDDLYFYVIDTLTLADTSSVGHVVEWALALESMLSNPMGIGLAMSGNFGSVSDELRVGGENQFLIYGVQLGWVGMLLYIGTLFSGIRNAIFVFKNSENLNIARMAFVAGTVKAGLLLPLFTANVEIYTYVSWVSWWMVGISINEYSRLRLHSHQTELQNK; this is encoded by the coding sequence ATGGCCATAATATTCTTTCTTCTGATTGCCGCTGCTGTAGGTGCAGGTTTTCTTTGGGTAGTCCAGAAAATGGTCTTTCAGGGGAAATGGAGCTATTTTATTTATTTTCTAGCGGCTTTTCTACCTTTTTATATCACGAGTTTGAGTCTGGCCTATTTGACTACCCGCTCTACAGTGGTGGTGAGTTTATTTCAGGTTTCAAAGGAATTCATTGTGTTGATAGCTGGACTTTCATTTTTGGCTTACCAGAAGCGCTTATTCAATTATCCTTTCCGGTTACAGTCCACGGATTGGTTTATGTTTTCTTTTCTGGGGTTGGCTGTATTATTTCTGTTTTTGCCCATAGGGCAAGCTTCTTTTGTAAATAAGGCGCTGTATTTTAAAAGTATGCTGATTCCTTCATTGGTGTACTTTTTAGGAAGGAACACTAATTTTTCTGGCTTTGAATTAAGGAAGTTATTTCAGCTGATCTTCGTGGTGGCCATCGCTGCCTTTTTGGTTAACCTAGTGGAAAGGTTTCTCCTTGGCGCTCATCTACAGCAGTTCACCGGTTATGCATTGTTTAATCAAGTGGTCAATAATATTGAGCCGGAGGGGAACTATGGGTTGACCTGGACTTTTGAGACCACCAATGCGATGAAGCGTTTGGGGAGTTTTTTCTCGGATCCGCTGGAACTGGCGAGTTCTGTCCTGATGGGCTTTTCGGCCGGATTGATTTGGTTTTTGACTACAGAGCGGGAGCAGCAGTGGAAATACCTGCTGGTGATGCTGTGCAGTACGGGCAGTTTGGTTTTCGCTTCATCCAGGGCTTCTTTTGCCGCCTTTTTTCTGATGATTTTCTTTATAGCCTTGGTCTTCAGGCTGTACAAATTGATAGGCATTGGTCTGCTCAGCTTAGTTGCTTTTGCAGGATTTATCTTGTTTTTCGCTTCGGATGACCTGTATTTTTATGTGATAGACACCCTTACATTAGCTGACACTTCCAGTGTAGGCCATGTGGTGGAATGGGCCCTGGCACTGGAGTCCATGTTATCCAATCCCATGGGTATAGGTTTGGCCATGAGCGGAAACTTTGGAAGTGTATCTGATGAATTGAGAGTGGGAGGGGAAAATCAGTTTTTGATCTACGGGGTGCAGCTGGGCTGGGTTGGGATGTTACTTTACATTGGTACATTATTTTCTGGAATCCGAAACGCTATCTTTGTTTTCAAGAATTCAGAAAATCTAAATATAGCCAGGATGGCATTTGTGGCGGGTACAGTGAAGGCAGGATTGCTGCTGCCTCTATTTACAGCCAATGTGGAAATATACACTTATGTATCTTGGGTCTCTTGGTGGATGGTGGGAATTAGCATCAATGAATATTCACGCCTCCGCTTACATTCACATCAGACGGAATTACAGAATAAATGA
- a CDS encoding glycosyltransferase family 2 protein: MSDIRVAVILLNWNGIEFTRACLNSLSKVDFRDFKVILVDNASQNPEGEALKNEFPELDLIQNSENLGFSGGNNVGIRAALDQGFSHVLLLNNDTEVEPDFLGKMTEQISSYPEVGIVQPMICFLHEKGKIWSAGGTWKQALGRAITRGDRRMISAYQPASVNLDWATGCCMLLSREAIQKAGLLNEQYFAYFEDVEWSLRIRKSGFNIQLVPAAKIYHEAGASSKKKHDEGTLSPSVFFWHVRNQFYLIRSQGSLLGFAYHLGRFILWMGYFLLRGRFKKLKAVARGMAAGLSDQLQAAPKWP, from the coding sequence ATGTCTGATATTCGGGTTGCTGTCATATTGCTCAACTGGAACGGGATTGAATTCACTCGCGCTTGCTTGAACTCCCTGAGCAAAGTCGATTTCAGGGATTTTAAGGTGATTTTGGTGGATAATGCCTCCCAAAACCCAGAAGGCGAAGCGCTGAAAAATGAGTTTCCAGAACTTGATCTGATCCAAAATTCTGAAAACCTTGGCTTCTCCGGTGGCAATAATGTAGGAATCCGCGCTGCCCTGGATCAGGGTTTTTCCCATGTGCTGCTGCTGAATAATGATACGGAGGTAGAACCGGATTTTTTGGGAAAAATGACGGAGCAAATCTCCAGTTATCCTGAAGTGGGAATAGTGCAGCCCATGATTTGCTTTTTACATGAAAAAGGGAAAATATGGAGTGCAGGTGGCACATGGAAGCAGGCTTTGGGTAGGGCAATCACCAGAGGCGACCGGCGTATGATAAGTGCTTACCAGCCTGCCTCAGTGAATCTGGACTGGGCTACGGGCTGCTGCATGTTGCTTTCCAGGGAGGCTATACAAAAGGCAGGTTTGCTGAATGAGCAATATTTCGCCTACTTCGAGGATGTAGAATGGTCCCTGCGGATCAGAAAATCCGGATTTAACATCCAGCTAGTTCCTGCTGCCAAAATCTACCATGAAGCTGGGGCTTCCTCCAAAAAGAAACATGATGAAGGTACTTTAAGTCCAAGCGTATTCTTTTGGCATGTCAGAAATCAGTTTTACCTGATCCGTAGCCAGGGAAGTCTGCTCGGGTTTGCTTATCACCTGGGACGGTTTATACTTTGGATGGGGTATTTTCTTTTGAGAGGTAGATTTAAGAAATTAAAGGCTGTAGCCCGAGGTATGGCTGCGGGACTGAGTGATCAATTGCAAGCTGCTCCGAAATGGCCATAA
- a CDS encoding class I SAM-dependent methyltransferase translates to MILYRACPICKSKNLRGFAIDTYRNGPHISRVKCADCELVFANPMADSQELAEYYTNYYQKEHYEAVDYNNLIVNHFKRIAGLGGAQVKQEARFLGSLKEGDRFLDVGCGLGLGLAYAHQLNCKLFATEFDSGALDFVKSHFPVKTFQGDIWDAKYPDSFFDFIHISHVIEHVLDPKGYIAEMKRILKPGGFLAIGTPNMSSNLYRFHRWSKLLRLQVPDVIDGLEHTFIFPKKLLREICEEQALTVELHYTHNFGEKLSNLMGYQMPLGKKLNRLIQNAFQVNQWVVCRK, encoded by the coding sequence ATGATTTTATACAGAGCATGCCCTATTTGCAAGTCCAAGAATCTAAGAGGATTTGCCATAGACACTTATAGAAATGGCCCTCATATTTCCAGAGTAAAGTGCGCAGATTGTGAATTGGTATTCGCTAATCCCATGGCTGATAGTCAGGAGTTGGCAGAATATTATACCAATTATTATCAGAAGGAGCATTACGAAGCTGTTGATTACAATAACCTTATTGTCAATCACTTCAAAAGAATTGCAGGTTTGGGCGGAGCCCAGGTCAAGCAGGAAGCCAGGTTTCTGGGGAGCTTAAAAGAAGGAGATAGGTTTTTAGATGTAGGCTGCGGCTTGGGTCTGGGACTTGCGTATGCTCACCAGTTGAATTGTAAATTGTTTGCTACGGAGTTTGATTCCGGAGCATTGGATTTTGTAAAAAGTCACTTTCCAGTGAAAACTTTTCAAGGAGATATTTGGGATGCAAAGTATCCTGATTCCTTTTTTGATTTTATCCACATTTCCCATGTGATCGAGCATGTGCTAGATCCCAAAGGATACATCGCAGAAATGAAGCGAATTCTAAAGCCGGGAGGCTTTTTGGCAATAGGGACTCCGAATATGTCCAGTAACCTGTACAGGTTTCACCGCTGGTCAAAGTTACTTAGACTTCAGGTACCTGATGTAATAGATGGACTAGAGCACACCTTTATTTTTCCTAAAAAGTTGCTGAGAGAGATCTGTGAAGAGCAAGCTTTAACGGTAGAGTTGCACTATACGCATAATTTTGGGGAGAAACTGAGTAATCTAATGGGCTATCAAATGCCTTTAGGTAAAAAGTTAAATCGCCTGATCCAAAATGCTTTTCAAGTCAACCAGTGGGTTGTTTGCAGAAAGTAA
- a CDS encoding GumC domain-containing protein, whose translation MSGSQHFTDNQFTLKEVVQNISSWLSFFISKWKIIVLAGVIGLGLGALVSVLKKPVYIASTTFVLEDGDGSGMGQMSGLASLVGVNLGSIGGTSGLFQGDNIMELYRSERMLDEALLSDFDEDELLIDRFIAFEEIDRKWKNKVDISNMDFSIPREQFTVSQDSVVKEVGQLIRENQLSVAKPDRKLSIIQVSISSKDQAYAKVFNERLVENVNEFYRETKTKKTSENLAILQSQADSVRKILDESIGAYAAATDRVPNANPLLSSATTDTRKRQIDVQATGAVYEEIVKNLEIAKVNHRNNSPLIQIIDSPRFPLERSEIRLVKGMVLGGIIVALLTLFYLFFQRLYRRHVQES comes from the coding sequence ATGTCAGGATCTCAGCATTTTACAGACAATCAATTTACCCTCAAGGAAGTAGTCCAGAATATTTCCAGCTGGCTATCTTTTTTCATTTCAAAGTGGAAAATCATAGTACTTGCAGGCGTAATAGGCCTGGGACTAGGAGCTTTGGTTTCAGTTTTGAAAAAGCCGGTGTATATCGCCAGCACCACCTTTGTACTAGAGGATGGTGATGGAAGCGGAATGGGACAAATGTCCGGCCTGGCCTCTCTGGTAGGAGTGAATTTAGGGTCTATAGGCGGTACAAGCGGGCTTTTCCAAGGGGATAACATCATGGAGCTTTACCGCTCGGAGCGCATGCTGGATGAGGCTTTGTTGAGTGATTTTGATGAAGACGAATTGCTGATCGATAGATTCATTGCCTTTGAGGAGATAGACCGTAAGTGGAAAAACAAAGTGGATATTTCCAATATGGATTTCTCCATACCTCGTGAGCAGTTCACTGTAAGTCAAGATTCTGTAGTCAAGGAAGTGGGGCAGCTCATCCGGGAAAATCAGCTTTCGGTAGCCAAGCCAGACCGTAAACTTTCCATCATTCAGGTGAGTATCTCTTCCAAAGATCAGGCTTACGCCAAAGTTTTTAACGAGCGACTGGTGGAAAATGTCAATGAGTTTTACAGAGAGACCAAGACCAAAAAAACCAGTGAGAACCTGGCCATTTTGCAGTCCCAGGCAGATAGCGTACGCAAGATCCTGGATGAAAGCATAGGTGCTTACGCGGCTGCCACGGATAGGGTGCCCAACGCAAATCCACTGCTTTCGTCAGCCACCACAGATACCCGGAAGCGGCAGATCGACGTGCAGGCCACAGGAGCAGTATATGAGGAGATCGTGAAGAATCTGGAGATTGCCAAGGTTAATCATAGAAACAATTCCCCGTTGATCCAGATCATAGACTCCCCTAGGTTTCCCTTAGAGCGCTCAGAGATTAGACTGGTGAAAGGAATGGTTTTGGGGGGGATTATTGTGGCATTGCTGACCTTGTTTTACCTTTTCTTTCAGAGGCTGTACCGGAGGCATGTGCAGGAAAGTTAA
- a CDS encoding glycosyltransferase family 4 protein, with protein sequence MTVLFLNSSSDLYGSSRILVEVVKTYREAGFTPVVVMSEPGPLQTYFLELGIAVEIQNLGILRRKYVNFAGLMNRLKKNYQAYRFLDKLHERYQFELVYSNTLAVVVGAQWAKWNKLPHIWHIHEILLGPAPLVALLGRLLDRTTPSPIVVSEAVRSHWKDRLKTANPKVIHNGIPYEEFLQNSAPANTMAEIPIDKIVITMVGRINPGKGQLFFLEMAKRISATYPQCHFLLVGDPYPGYESIEEEMLAFIEQNQLGHAVSNLGFREDIPAILSRTDIFVLPSILPDSLPTVILEAMAASCPVVATQSGGAVEMVKEGETGYLIPINDIEEGVNALIKLILDPELRQTFGEAGKEYVLEHFGLESFRENIKDHLWQQLRKS encoded by the coding sequence TTGACTGTACTTTTTCTTAACAGCTCTTCAGACCTATACGGCTCCTCTAGGATCTTGGTAGAAGTGGTAAAGACGTACCGAGAAGCAGGATTTACCCCCGTGGTGGTCATGTCTGAGCCAGGCCCCTTGCAAACCTATTTTTTAGAACTAGGCATAGCTGTCGAAATCCAAAATCTAGGGATTCTGAGAAGGAAATATGTCAATTTTGCCGGATTGATGAATCGCCTGAAAAAAAACTACCAGGCTTACCGATTTCTGGACAAGCTGCACGAGCGCTATCAGTTTGAGTTGGTTTATTCCAATACGCTTGCAGTGGTGGTGGGAGCCCAGTGGGCCAAGTGGAACAAACTTCCGCATATTTGGCATATACACGAAATTCTACTCGGACCGGCGCCCTTGGTGGCTTTGCTAGGCAGGCTGCTGGATAGAACCACCCCTTCACCCATAGTGGTATCCGAAGCGGTGAGGTCGCACTGGAAGGATAGATTGAAAACGGCTAATCCTAAGGTTATCCACAACGGAATTCCTTATGAGGAATTTCTCCAGAATAGCGCTCCAGCTAATACCATGGCCGAAATTCCTATTGACAAGATAGTCATCACCATGGTTGGGAGGATTAATCCAGGGAAGGGACAGCTTTTTTTTCTTGAAATGGCAAAGCGGATTTCTGCTACTTATCCACAATGCCATTTTCTGCTAGTCGGAGATCCTTATCCTGGTTATGAGTCCATTGAAGAGGAGATGCTAGCGTTTATAGAGCAGAACCAACTTGGGCACGCAGTGAGTAATCTGGGTTTTCGCGAAGACATTCCGGCCATACTTTCCAGAACAGATATTTTTGTGCTTCCATCCATCCTTCCAGACTCCTTACCCACAGTGATTCTAGAGGCTATGGCGGCGTCTTGCCCGGTGGTAGCGACGCAATCCGGTGGTGCTGTAGAGATGGTGAAAGAGGGGGAAACAGGATACTTAATTCCAATAAACGACATAGAAGAAGGAGTTAATGCATTAATTAAGCTAATTTTGGATCCTGAGCTTCGACAGACTTTTGGTGAAGCGGGCAAAGAATATGTACTGGAGCATTTCGGTTTGGAGAGTTTTAGAGAAAATATTAAGGACCATTTATGGCAGCAGCTAAGAAAAAGTTAA
- a CDS encoding glycosyltransferase, translating to MAAAKKKLKVAIMGAKGYPYVYGGYDTMIRELGERLVKKGVHVRVYNHRALFPQKPRYVNGIECIYTPAIESKKLTQLSHSFFSMMHACFSDIDVILVVNSANGPFGAIARFFRKKTVINVDGLEWLRPKWHGIASKYFFWASRMATKYYDQLINDSDEMQRVYKELFDADSKVIAYGANPREDVEATPIEKWGLQSQEYFLIVGRLIPDNNADLIIEGFLMSDSQRKLVIVGDVPFDDEYANVLKQKEDERVLFLGYVTDANELAAWYSHCYAYFHGHEYGGTNPAMLKALGFGCAILALDTPFNQEMLQNGKHGWYFKKTKDSVKDIVEAAESSQERMAYFRKTARTGLIQRYNWDHVTEQYLEVFEQLSGKKVLKNPPEAPKFQKVER from the coding sequence ATGGCAGCAGCTAAGAAAAAGTTAAAAGTAGCCATAATGGGTGCAAAAGGGTATCCCTACGTCTATGGAGGGTACGATACCATGATTCGTGAACTGGGCGAACGTCTGGTCAAAAAGGGCGTGCATGTACGGGTTTACAATCACAGAGCGCTTTTTCCACAAAAGCCCCGTTATGTAAATGGCATAGAATGCATTTACACGCCGGCTATTGAGTCCAAAAAACTCACCCAGCTTTCCCATAGTTTTTTCTCCATGATGCACGCCTGTTTTTCAGATATTGACGTGATACTCGTGGTGAACAGTGCCAATGGACCTTTCGGTGCGATAGCCCGGTTTTTTAGGAAAAAGACCGTAATAAATGTGGATGGCCTGGAGTGGCTGAGGCCCAAGTGGCACGGGATTGCCTCCAAATACTTTTTCTGGGCATCAAGAATGGCCACTAAATATTACGACCAGCTCATCAATGATTCGGATGAAATGCAACGGGTGTATAAGGAACTCTTCGACGCTGACTCTAAAGTCATTGCCTATGGTGCCAATCCGCGGGAAGATGTAGAGGCCACGCCTATAGAAAAATGGGGACTGCAGTCTCAGGAATATTTTCTGATCGTAGGGAGATTGATCCCTGACAACAATGCAGATCTGATTATAGAGGGATTTCTGATGTCTGATTCGCAGCGCAAACTGGTGATCGTAGGGGATGTGCCTTTTGATGATGAGTATGCCAATGTGCTCAAGCAGAAAGAAGATGAGCGGGTGCTATTTCTGGGTTATGTGACTGATGCAAATGAGCTCGCGGCCTGGTATTCGCATTGCTATGCTTATTTCCATGGGCATGAGTATGGGGGTACTAATCCGGCGATGTTGAAAGCGCTTGGTTTTGGCTGTGCCATATTGGCCCTAGATACTCCCTTTAATCAAGAGATGCTTCAAAACGGAAAGCATGGCTGGTATTTCAAAAAAACGAAGGATTCTGTGAAAGACATCGTAGAAGCTGCTGAAAGTAGCCAAGAGCGGATGGCTTATTTTCGGAAAACAGCACGTACAGGATTAATTCAGCGCTACAACTGGGATCATGTGACCGAGCAGTACCTGGAAGTATTCGAGCAGCTTTCTGGTAAAAAGGTCCTTAAAAATCCCCCTGAGGCTCCTAAATTTCAAAAAGTGGAGCGCTGA
- a CDS encoding glycosyltransferase family 4 protein: protein MKVLLDLQYLNVATTGIKTYMMELAHAARTYPHPEIEWIFSHDPEKQSADQSFKNPQSKVQRLNYHLDYFKWKEFQLPDMVKKHQPDVLICPDFVSPAASLPCRRLTVIHDAFFWQMPQNYPKWWRTYFLRLIKKGLKENTEIITTTEYSRKSLYKYLKKIYPMTVIHQAPKKLSEGIDATFLENHGLEKQRYFLHIGTFDKRKNLPLLVHAFADFLKETNSDFKLVLAGGAGQSVQMNDKPLVDSLLAELQLQDKVILPGYISDLQVRTLYKGAFAYAFPSENEGFGIPIVEAMSFGVPVIHAGQPALMEVAGGAGLAVQTGDRLDLKEKMILLSTEKKRVAAMIKNGLEQSQKFSAKNFIEGFHQVILKN from the coding sequence TTGAAAGTCCTCCTAGATCTACAATATCTCAACGTGGCCACCACAGGAATCAAAACCTACATGATGGAGCTTGCCCATGCGGCAAGAACTTATCCACATCCTGAGATAGAATGGATTTTTTCGCACGATCCAGAAAAACAAAGTGCAGATCAAAGCTTCAAAAACCCCCAATCTAAAGTTCAGCGGCTGAATTATCACCTGGATTACTTTAAATGGAAGGAGTTTCAGCTCCCTGATATGGTTAAAAAACACCAGCCTGACGTGCTGATTTGTCCGGATTTTGTCTCTCCGGCAGCTTCATTGCCCTGTAGGAGATTGACAGTTATCCACGATGCTTTTTTTTGGCAGATGCCTCAAAACTATCCCAAGTGGTGGAGAACTTATTTTTTGAGATTGATTAAAAAGGGCTTGAAAGAAAACACAGAAATCATCACCACCACAGAATATTCCAGAAAATCCCTCTACAAATACCTGAAAAAAATCTACCCCATGACTGTGATCCATCAGGCTCCCAAAAAACTGTCTGAAGGGATTGATGCCACTTTTTTGGAAAATCACGGGCTAGAGAAGCAGCGGTATTTTCTGCATATTGGCACCTTTGATAAGCGGAAAAACCTGCCTTTGTTGGTACATGCATTTGCAGACTTTCTCAAGGAGACTAATTCGGATTTCAAATTGGTTTTGGCCGGTGGGGCGGGTCAAAGTGTACAAATGAACGACAAACCTCTGGTAGACTCCCTGCTGGCTGAGCTGCAGCTCCAGGACAAGGTGATCCTACCCGGATATATCAGTGACCTGCAGGTGAGGACTTTGTACAAGGGTGCCTTTGCTTATGCTTTTCCATCCGAAAATGAAGGGTTTGGGATTCCAATAGTGGAGGCGATGTCATTTGGAGTACCGGTGATACACGCAGGCCAGCCTGCGCTGATGGAAGTAGCAGGTGGGGCAGGCCTCGCTGTGCAGACTGGAGATCGACTGGATTTGAAAGAAAAAATGATACTTTTGAGCACCGAAAAAAAGAGGGTTGCGGCTATGATTAAAAATGGCCTGGAGCAGTCCCAAAAGTTTTCGGCAAAGAATTTTATAGAGGGATTTCATCAAGTAATCCTTAAAAATTAA
- a CDS encoding oligosaccharide flippase family protein, with protein MLEKLNQLIPIGNIFRNKSLQNFLFLAIIQSSNVLISIISMPLLIQNIGVDQFGLVSLSLSVIILLNIMVGFGYNLSAPREVAIHQQDKEALSHLLSNVFSGKFLLASFSALLILIGAFGFNLFKEYQMILVFSSMLLFSEATLPLWFFQGMEKMKLVSIANVFSKLLYLMGIVLFIHSPEQSRWVNFMMGFFGLGINLVLLFYIHSSLQIKFYRPQFSAIWASLRENVLFFFSNLTGYISVNGGLIIFSFFAGAETLGMYSLAERVVMVLRLFPALIVQAIYPNASKLYSQDELSFYRFLKSVYFKVLGIGAMIALATYFSAPWIIKTLSKSDLPDSVTYLQFLSPLLFLSCLNIPNITMMLVLDLKQMLFKAGWMMCVYMIVTSSVLTYFYQGIGLCIAILSTEVIAYLICMILLFTHNRKQFRAFYV; from the coding sequence ATGTTGGAAAAACTCAATCAGCTCATTCCCATTGGAAATATCTTCCGAAACAAGTCTCTTCAGAATTTTCTGTTTTTGGCGATTATCCAGTCCTCCAATGTTTTGATTTCCATTATCTCTATGCCTTTGCTGATCCAAAACATAGGGGTAGATCAATTTGGCTTGGTCAGCCTCTCCTTATCCGTCATTATTCTATTGAACATTATGGTGGGTTTTGGGTATAACCTGAGCGCTCCCCGCGAGGTGGCCATTCACCAGCAGGATAAAGAGGCACTCTCCCATCTACTGTCCAATGTCTTCTCAGGCAAGTTTTTGCTGGCAAGCTTCTCGGCATTACTGATCCTAATCGGGGCTTTCGGATTCAACTTGTTCAAAGAGTACCAAATGATCCTGGTGTTTTCCAGCATGCTTTTGTTTTCAGAAGCTACGCTGCCACTTTGGTTTTTTCAGGGCATGGAAAAAATGAAGCTGGTCAGTATTGCAAATGTTTTCTCCAAGCTCTTGTACCTGATGGGTATTGTGCTGTTTATCCACAGTCCGGAACAAAGCCGATGGGTGAATTTCATGATGGGCTTTTTTGGTCTGGGAATTAACTTGGTATTGCTTTTTTATATCCATAGTTCTCTTCAGATCAAGTTCTATAGACCGCAGTTTTCAGCTATTTGGGCCAGTTTGAGAGAAAATGTTTTGTTTTTCTTTAGCAACCTTACCGGTTACATTTCGGTAAATGGAGGATTGATAATTTTCAGTTTTTTCGCTGGGGCGGAGACTTTGGGCATGTACAGCTTGGCCGAGCGGGTGGTAATGGTACTTCGCTTGTTTCCGGCTTTAATTGTTCAGGCGATTTACCCCAATGCCTCCAAACTGTATAGTCAGGATGAGTTGTCCTTTTATAGGTTTTTAAAAAGCGTTTACTTCAAAGTATTGGGAATAGGAGCTATGATTGCACTGGCTACTTACTTTTCCGCTCCCTGGATTATTAAGACCTTGTCCAAAAGCGATCTTCCGGATTCAGTCACTTATCTGCAATTCCTATCTCCTTTGTTGTTCCTTTCCTGTCTCAACATTCCGAATATAACCATGATGCTCGTGCTGGACTTGAAGCAAATGCTATTCAAAGCAGGCTGGATGATGTGTGTCTACATGATAGTGACTAGTTCGGTTCTGACTTATTTTTACCAGGGCATTGGGCTTTGTATCGCTATTTTGTCCACAGAAGTTATTGCTTATTTGATCTGTATGATCCTTTTATTCACCCATAACAGGAAGCAATTCCGAGCCTTTTATGTCTGA